A single region of the bacterium genome encodes:
- the pcrA gene encoding DNA helicase PcrA: MNLDHLNPEQREAVLCTEGPLLLFAGAGSGKTRVLVHRIAHLIREKRISPWNIFAVTFTNKAAGEMKERVGGLLGQRADDTWISTFHSAGVRILRQHAQRLDYGETFVIYDDSDQMSLIKDCLEELQLNPKIFAPRAVETRIDAAKNELIEPDDYPSDDFFNEQVAKVYKLYAKKLKDNNAVDFGDLLLLPVRLFERHPEVLRAYQQRLHYLMVDEYQDTNHAQYRLIKLLAGERRNLCVVGDDDQSIYRWRGADVRNILDFEKDFPNSTVIKLEQNYRSTKNILKAAGEVVRHIAARKAKTLWTENEEGERIVQFTGRTDKDEAAFVVGQIEKLRAAEGRKLSDFAIFYRTNAQSRVFEDELRRRNLPYVIYGGVRFYDRTEIKDILSYLWVLANPADGLHLRRIINVPGRGIGKVTLEKLEAFAAQQGITLLEALPRAAEAGVAGATAKKIAEFHQLLQNLKVLLENGQTAATKGKLSHFVQSLLERTGYLEELRREDTLEAEGRIENLEELVNVVADYEASQPEPSLAGFLDQVSLISDIDRLDDKSQALPLMTLHLAKGLEFDVVFFVGMEEGLLPHVRSLDTPEEMDEERRLTYVGMTRARRRLFLCHAERRRVFGNEQFNLPSRFLENVPSELVERIAPPPSDRWDPNEDEDFDDDFRSRRGFVSRPAAPAPREDPSNPYKVGARVKHPVFGLGTIQACEGGADDRKITVSFQSGDRKKLLAKFSNLTILG; encoded by the coding sequence GACCATTTGAATCCCGAACAGCGCGAGGCCGTCCTCTGCACCGAAGGGCCGCTCCTGCTTTTCGCCGGCGCCGGCAGCGGCAAAACCCGGGTCTTGGTCCATCGGATCGCCCATTTGATCCGCGAAAAACGGATCAGCCCCTGGAACATTTTCGCGGTGACCTTCACCAACAAGGCCGCCGGCGAGATGAAGGAGCGGGTGGGCGGCTTGCTCGGACAAAGAGCCGACGACACCTGGATCTCGACCTTCCACTCGGCCGGCGTGCGAATCCTTCGCCAGCACGCCCAGCGCCTGGACTACGGCGAGACTTTCGTCATCTACGACGATTCCGACCAAATGAGCCTGATCAAGGACTGTCTCGAGGAGCTTCAGCTCAACCCCAAGATTTTCGCGCCCCGGGCGGTCGAGACCCGGATCGACGCCGCCAAGAACGAGCTGATCGAGCCCGACGATTATCCTTCCGACGATTTCTTCAACGAGCAGGTGGCCAAGGTTTACAAGCTCTACGCCAAGAAGTTGAAGGACAACAACGCCGTCGATTTCGGCGACCTCCTGCTCCTGCCGGTCCGGCTCTTCGAACGTCATCCCGAGGTCTTGCGGGCCTACCAGCAGCGGCTGCATTACCTAATGGTCGACGAGTACCAGGACACCAACCATGCCCAGTACCGGCTCATCAAGCTCTTGGCCGGCGAGCGACGCAATCTCTGCGTGGTCGGCGACGACGACCAATCGATCTACCGCTGGCGGGGGGCCGACGTCCGCAATATCCTCGACTTCGAGAAGGACTTTCCCAACTCGACGGTGATCAAGCTCGAGCAGAATTACCGTTCGACCAAGAACATCCTCAAGGCCGCCGGCGAGGTGGTCCGCCACATCGCGGCCCGCAAGGCCAAGACCCTTTGGACCGAGAACGAGGAGGGCGAAAGGATCGTCCAATTTACCGGCCGGACCGACAAGGACGAGGCGGCCTTCGTCGTCGGCCAGATCGAGAAGCTCCGGGCGGCCGAGGGCCGGAAGCTTTCCGATTTCGCGATTTTTTACCGGACCAATGCCCAATCCCGAGTCTTCGAAGACGAGCTTCGGCGGCGCAATTTGCCCTACGTCATTTACGGCGGCGTCCGCTTCTACGACCGGACCGAGATCAAGGACATCCTGAGCTATCTTTGGGTCTTGGCCAACCCGGCCGACGGCCTCCACCTCCGGCGTATCATTAATGTTCCGGGCCGGGGCATCGGCAAGGTGACTTTGGAGAAGCTCGAAGCCTTCGCGGCCCAGCAGGGCATCACCCTGCTCGAGGCCTTGCCGCGAGCCGCCGAGGCCGGGGTCGCCGGTGCCACCGCCAAAAAGATCGCCGAGTTTCACCAGCTTCTCCAAAACTTGAAGGTCTTGCTCGAGAATGGCCAAACGGCGGCCACAAAGGGAAAGCTCTCTCACTTCGTTCAATCGCTGCTCGAGCGCACCGGCTATCTCGAAGAGCTGCGACGCGAGGACACCCTAGAGGCCGAGGGCCGAATCGAGAACCTCGAGGAATTGGTCAACGTCGTCGCCGATTACGAGGCTTCCCAACCCGAGCCGAGCCTGGCCGGATTTCTCGATCAGGTTTCGCTGATCAGCGACATCGATCGGCTCGATGACAAGAGCCAGGCCTTGCCCTTGATGACCCTCCATTTGGCGAAAGGCCTCGAGTTCGACGTGGTCTTCTTCGTCGGCATGGAGGAGGGGCTTCTGCCGCACGTCCGCTCGCTTGACACGCCGGAGGAGATGGACGAGGAGCGGCGCCTGACCTACGTCGGGATGACCCGGGCCCGGCGGCGGCTCTTCCTCTGCCATGCCGAGCGGCGCCGGGTTTTCGGCAACGAGCAATTCAACCTGCCTTCGCGTTTCTTGGAAAACGTCCCCTCCGAGCTGGTCGAGCGGATCGCTCCGCCGCCGTCGGACCGTTGGGATCCCAACGAGGACGAGGATTTCGACGACGATTTTCGCAGCCGCCGCGGCTTCGTTTCCCGGCCGGCGGCCCCGGCTCCGCGCGAAGACCCCTCCAATCCCTACAAGGTCGGGGCTCGGGTCAAGCACCCGGTCTTCGGCCTCGGAACCATCCAAGCCTGCGAGGGCGGCGCCGACGATCGCAAGATCACCGTCTCCTTCCAAAGCGGCGACCGCAAGAAACTGCTGGCCAAATTCTCCAATCTCACCATCCTTGGCTAG